A genomic window from Luteolibacter sp. LG18 includes:
- a CDS encoding biopolymer transporter ExbD, with product MKLSTQQPLGPAPLQLASMIDIMLVLLMFFILSYQFAAEERSLEIAVPTVADGAQHNQQRGEILINVKADGTVIVEKKNLTRPELTERLSAIAKVYKNQPVRLRGDASCPYQTIVEIIDLCQKAGIWNISFATQKPQPQN from the coding sequence ATGAAGCTTTCCACCCAGCAACCGCTCGGGCCGGCCCCGCTCCAGCTCGCCTCCATGATCGACATCATGTTGGTGCTGCTGATGTTCTTCATCCTGAGCTACCAGTTCGCGGCGGAGGAACGGTCGCTTGAAATCGCCGTTCCCACGGTGGCGGACGGAGCCCAGCACAACCAGCAGCGCGGTGAGATCCTGATCAACGTGAAGGCGGACGGCACGGTGATCGTGGAGAAGAAGAACCTCACCCGCCCGGAATTGACCGAACGCCTTTCCGCGATTGCCAAGGTTTACAAGAACCAGCCGGTGCGCCTGCGGGGCGACGCGAGCTGTCCGTACCAGACCATCGTGGAAATTATCGATCTTTGCCAAAAGGCCGGAATCTGGAACATTTCCTTCGCCACGCAGAAGCCGCAGCCTCAGAACTGA
- a CDS encoding MotA/TolQ/ExbB proton channel family protein, whose protein sequence is MKCRLLTAALAVLPAFSAFAQNAAGAAAAPVAKQGRFAELLAAGGTVMYILLLISVVMVAVAFTLFLTIRHRAVVTDRFMSDMESALRAGDLKGLGEISRRNSQRMAVIVQQTVDFILQNPNAGMDEIREVTQTEGTRQASQLTSRVSYLADIGSIAPLVGLLGTVIGLTESFYDLAAGKEGVQQLELTSGISHALVNTAGGLVVAVPALMLYAYFRGKAQRLVNELEAAATHFIVHLQMLANQSRPAPAKAAARQQQPPQRPEAAGQMTPLALNPRDLHGI, encoded by the coding sequence ATGAAGTGCCGCCTCTTGACCGCCGCGCTGGCCGTATTGCCCGCGTTTTCCGCCTTTGCCCAGAACGCCGCCGGTGCCGCGGCCGCCCCCGTGGCGAAGCAAGGCCGGTTCGCCGAGCTGCTGGCGGCAGGCGGCACGGTGATGTATATCCTGCTGCTGATCTCGGTGGTGATGGTGGCGGTGGCGTTCACGCTGTTCCTGACGATCCGCCATCGCGCGGTGGTGACGGACCGGTTCATGTCCGACATGGAATCCGCCCTGCGCGCCGGTGACCTGAAGGGGCTGGGTGAAATTTCCCGCCGCAATTCGCAGCGGATGGCGGTGATCGTGCAGCAAACCGTCGATTTCATCCTCCAGAATCCGAACGCCGGGATGGACGAGATCCGCGAGGTGACCCAAACCGAAGGCACCCGCCAAGCATCCCAGCTCACCTCGCGCGTGAGCTATCTGGCGGACATCGGCTCGATCGCCCCGCTGGTCGGTCTGCTCGGCACCGTGATCGGCCTGACCGAATCCTTCTACGACCTCGCTGCCGGCAAGGAGGGTGTGCAGCAGCTCGAACTGACCTCCGGCATTTCCCACGCACTGGTGAACACCGCCGGTGGTCTGGTGGTGGCGGTGCCCGCGCTGATGCTCTACGCCTACTTCCGCGGCAAGGCCCAGCGGCTGGTGAACGAACTGGAAGCCGCGGCCACCCATTTCATCGTCCACCTGCAGATGCTGGCCAACCAGTCCCGCCCGGCTCCGGCCAAGGCAGCGGCCCGCCAGCAGCAGCCGCCGCAGCGCCCGGAGGCCGCCGGCCAGATGACCCCGCTGGCGCTGAATCCGCGCGATCTCCACGGGATTTGA